The genomic segment GTTGCCGACGCGTTGCTGTAACGTCGGCAGAGTGTTGAGCGATTGTAAATTAGAGCCATAGGCTTCATAGACCGGCACGCCGGGCTGATAGAGTGGCATCGCAGCGGGACCGCCCGGTGCACTTGGCGTGCCGGGATCGTTCAGGGCTGAACGCAGATACCAGTCGCCATCCGTGGGTGTGGAAACGCCACCTTGATAGAGGCGATAGACATAAGCGCCGGCAATCACCGCCGGTGCTCCACCAAAGGTATAGTTCCCGTTGAGCACGAAAGTGCCGTTGGACGCACCTGCCACCTCGACGATCCTGATGCCTTCCACCGTCTGCGCGCCAATGCCACCACGGTTGATGATGCTGACTTGTGTAACGCCTGAGGTCGAGCCGGTAATCCTGAGGCGGCTGGTCTGCGAATTGTCGTCGCCCAGAACCGTCGCGATTTCGAGGCGGCCGCCGTTGCTGACATAGTCGCCCTGAATCGTGAGGGTCCCCATGGCATTGCCATAGCCCGGCGCGATGACACCCGTATTGACGACGTGGCCCACGCTGCCGGTGCCTACGAGCCGTCCGGCGGTGTCGACCAGCATGTTGCCGCCCAGCACGCCGTTCACGGCCAATGTGCCGGCTGACACGGTCGATGCGCCGGTAAAGCCGGAGCTGTCTCCGGTTAGCGTCAATTGACCGAGGCCCAATTTGTTGAAGTTGGACGAGCCGGAAAAATTTGTGCCTATGCCGATGTCATGCCCGTTGGTGTCAAACCAGGCGCCCCCGGCTGACACGGTCAATGCCGTGAAGCCGTTCAGAAAATTGGCTTCATTTCGGTTCGCACGCAGAATGCCGCCGTTGAGGTCGAGGATCGTAGTAGTGCCAATCCCTTTGATCACCGAGCCGGTTTCGAGAACGCCACGCCCGCTGGCATCCCCGTCGAGCTGGAGCGTGCCACTCGCCGTGCTGAAGCGGCCGATATACACATCGTTGGCGGCACTCACGAAGCCACCTTTCCCAACGGTCATCGTGCCGCTGCCGTTGCTACCAACATCAATGTAGTCGGTCGCGGTCAAACTCGAGACGTTGCCGGTGGTGCTTGAGACATTGACCGTGCCCTGGCTGCCGCTGAAGTAACCGATATAGATGGATGCAGCCCCGCCCCCGGGTTGAGTACGCGTGTCCACCGCGGCGCCGTCCGCTATCGTGAGCGTGCCGTTGCCTGAAAACCCGACATAGATATTGTTGGCGGCATTCCAGGTCGAGGCATTGCCGTTGCTGTCGCGGCCCGAGACAATTACATTGCCCTGGCTGTCGGTCCCGTAGGCAATAACGGCTTGTCCACTGTTCACCACCCCGCCATCCAGAATGTTGAGCGTGCCTGTGCCGCCACCGATATAGACTTGGTTGGTATTGTTCCAGGTCGAGGCATGGCCGTTGCCGTCGTGGCCAGAGACAGTGACCGTGCCGGTACCAGTGCCAGTGCCGTCGCTATCGATGCCGATCAAGGCCAATGCGCTGTTCACCACCCCGCCATTCTGGATGAGGAGCGTGCCGGCGCCATTGTCGCCAATGTTGATCTGACCGGTGCTGTTCCAAGTCGAGGCATTGCCGTTGACGTCGCGGCCGGAGACAGTGACGTCGCCCTGGCTGCCGGTCCCGGCACCGATATAGGCGTCGACATTGCTCACTTTGCCGCCATCCAGGATGCTGAGCGTGCCCCTGCCATCCTGACCAACAACGAGGTCACCGTTATTGGTCCAGGTCGAGGCGTTGCCGCTCGCATCGTGGCCCGAGACGGTGACCGTCCCTTGATCCAAGGCGTTTGCGCCAATCATGCCAGTGTCATTGGTCACCGTGCCGCCGCCCAGGATGTTCAGCGTACCACCGCCTGGAACGCCAACTTGGAGATCCTCGCCAACTGACCAGTTTGGCGATACGATGCCGCCCGGATTAACGCCGCTGCCGGTGACCGATTGCGCGCATACCGGTTGCATGCCGGCAATCGTGACGAGCGTGACCATCGCCGTCGTCAGAAACAAGAATCGGCGGAAGCTGACGGCATGGGCGCCGTCCGTTGCCGTGCGTCTCATCATTCTCCGCGTGCTCCCCCGGCTACGCACGCGCCGATTGGCGAAAAGCAGTTATCCGCTAGTTCCGCCACTGAGATGCAATGCGCAATGGATAAGGTCTAAGTCAATGATAAATCGAATCATTACGGTCGTAATACTCGAATGATCTAGGTTAATATTTGGTTATCTTCAATTGTCTTAGACCGGGGGCTGGCACGGTCGCGCAGCCACTTGCTCACGCGCTTCTGGGGCGGTGATGACGCAGGCCCGGTCGTGAAGTTCGGCTGCGGGATCGACTGCGATGGCGGCAGCATCCGATATCGCCATCGGGCGCGACGACCATTCCATCCGCCTATCGCTGGATCATGCCGGCCAGCTGGGATGATCCGGAATTCAGCGCCAGTCGGTCGGGAGCCGACGATAAATTGTTTCGCCTCGCTCGTGTAGCGGGCGCCGAAGCGATCGCCCGACAGGAAAGACCAGGCTGCGCTGCGCCCAACGAAGTGATAGCCTGCCGCCAAACAACGAACGGCAAACGAACGGTAGGAGCGCGACCATGCATAGGCGCAATATTTTCAAAGCGGCGGCGGTGGCTGTCGGCGGTGTCTTCGCCACGAAAGCGATGGCGCAAGGGGCCGGCGGCGCGGCGAAAGTCTCGGCCAGCAAGGTCGCCTATCACCTATCGGATGCCGACAAGGTGGTCTTCGTCCTCGGCAATATCCAGAACCATCTCGATGGTGGGCCGAAAGGCGTCGAGATCGTGCTCGTCGTGCACGGGCCGGCGCTGAAGGGGTTTCATGCCATGTCGGCTGATCCGGCGGTGTCGCAGAAGGTGGAAAATTTTTCCAAGGCCGGCGTCAAATTCGATGCCTGCGGCAATACGATGAAGGCGCAGAAGGTGGATCTGGCCGATCTGGTGCCCGGCTTCAAAGTGGTCGAGGAGGGCGGCGTCGTCCGCCTCGCTGAACTGCAATCCCTCGGCTACGCCTATCTGAGGCCATAACCATGGCGCAGAACAAAGCGTTCATCCTGGCCTCGCGCCCGTCGCGCGAGGCGCCGGCGGGGCCGCATAACTTTCAGCTCGTCGAGAGCGAGACGGCGGCGCCGGCCGATGGCCAGGTGTTGGTGCGCCATCACTATCTGTCGCTCGATCCCTACATGCGCGGGCGCATGAACGACGGCAAATCCTATGCGCAGCCGCAGGCGCTTGGCGAGGTGATGGTCGGCGGCACGGTGGGCGAGGTTGTGGCCTCGCAGAACCCGCGCTTCGCTGTCGGCGATCGCGTTGTCGGCACCGGCGGCTGGCAGCTCTATAGTCTCAGCGACGGCAAGGGCCTGCGCAAGATTGAGCCCGGTACGCCGATCCAGGCTTGGCTGGGGCCGGTCGGCATGCCTGGCGTCACCGCCTGGTATGGGGTGACGAAAATCATCGCGCCCAAGGCCGGCGAAACCGTGCTGGTCTCAGCCGCCACGGGCGCTGTCGGCTCCGTCGTCGGCCCATTGGTGAAGCTTGCCGGCGCGCGGGCGGTTGGCATTGCCGGTGGTCCGGAGAAATGCGCTTTTGCCGTCAGTGAGCTTGGTTACGACGCCTGCGTCGATCATCGCGATCCGGAGTTTCCGGCGCGGCTGAAAGAAGCGCTGCCGGACGGGATCAACGGAATGTTTGAAAATGTCGGCGGCGAACCGTTCCGGCAGGGGATGCGGCGGCTCAATCCGTTCTCGCGTGTCGCGCTGTGTGGTCTGGTGTCGTCAGGCTATGACGGCACGCCGACGCCGCTGCCGGATGTGCGTGTGCTGCTCGATACCCGTTCGCGCCTCGAGGGTTTCATTGTCTCCGATCATCTGGCGCTGTGGCCGCAGGCTCTGTCGGAGCTGGCCAGCCATGTGGCGGCCGGGCGTATCCGCTGGCGCGAAAGCGTGGCGGAGGGGCTGGAGGCCGCGCCGCAGGCGTTTTTCGCCATGTTGAAGGGCGGCAATTTCGGCAAGCAATTGGTGAAGCTGGTGTGAGTTTATGCGGTGGCCTGCGCGTCGCGCTGGGCCACCGCATTCAGATAGGCCGCCCGCAATTCGGCGAAGACGGAACGTTCAGGCTTTGGCGCATCCAGATGCAGGTGGCGCAATTCATCCATGAAGGCCTGCCACAGCGGCGGGCCGCCTTCTTCCAGAATTTCGGCGCGGATCGACAGTTCCGGGGACACGGGCGTGTGCCGGCGGCCCCAGGCGCCCATCTGCGCCAAAAGAGGCACGAGCTGGATCGATGGCTCGGTCAGGCTGTAGATCGCCTTCTGCTTATGGCTAGGGTCGTCGCGGCGCGACAG from the Beijerinckia sp. 28-YEA-48 genome contains:
- a CDS encoding helix-turn-helix domain-containing protein; the encoded protein is MEPGQRSGCAINLTLEMLGDRWSLIVIRDVMFGNRRHYRELLNHSQEGIASNILADRLKRLVASGLLSRRDDPSHKQKAIYSLTEPSIQLVPLLAQMGAWGRRHTPVSPELSIRAEILEEGGPPLWQAFMDELRHLHLDAPKPERSVFAELRAAYLNAVAQRDAQATA
- a CDS encoding NADP-dependent oxidoreductase encodes the protein MAQNKAFILASRPSREAPAGPHNFQLVESETAAPADGQVLVRHHYLSLDPYMRGRMNDGKSYAQPQALGEVMVGGTVGEVVASQNPRFAVGDRVVGTGGWQLYSLSDGKGLRKIEPGTPIQAWLGPVGMPGVTAWYGVTKIIAPKAGETVLVSAATGAVGSVVGPLVKLAGARAVGIAGGPEKCAFAVSELGYDACVDHRDPEFPARLKEALPDGINGMFENVGGEPFRQGMRRLNPFSRVALCGLVSSGYDGTPTPLPDVRVLLDTRSRLEGFIVSDHLALWPQALSELASHVAAGRIRWRESVAEGLEAAPQAFFAMLKGGNFGKQLVKLV
- a CDS encoding DsrE family protein, which produces MHRRNIFKAAAVAVGGVFATKAMAQGAGGAAKVSASKVAYHLSDADKVVFVLGNIQNHLDGGPKGVEIVLVVHGPALKGFHAMSADPAVSQKVENFSKAGVKFDACGNTMKAQKVDLADLVPGFKVVEEGGVVRLAELQSLGYAYLRP
- a CDS encoding autotransporter outer membrane beta-barrel domain-containing protein → MMRRTATDGAHAVSFRRFLFLTTAMVTLVTIAGMQPVCAQSVTGSGVNPGGIVSPNWSVGEDLQVGVPGGGTLNILGGGTVTNDTGMIGANALDQGTVTVSGHDASGNASTWTNNGDLVVGQDGRGTLSILDGGKVSNVDAYIGAGTGSQGDVTVSGRDVNGNASTWNSTGQINIGDNGAGTLLIQNGGVVNSALALIGIDSDGTGTGTGTVTVSGHDGNGHASTWNNTNQVYIGGGTGTLNILDGGVVNSGQAVIAYGTDSQGNVIVSGRDSNGNASTWNAANNIYVGFSGNGTLTIADGAAVDTRTQPGGGAASIYIGYFSGSQGTVNVSSTTGNVSSLTATDYIDVGSNGSGTMTVGKGGFVSAANDVYIGRFSTASGTLQLDGDASGRGVLETGSVIKGIGTTTILDLNGGILRANRNEANFLNGFTALTVSAGGAWFDTNGHDIGIGTNFSGSSNFNKLGLGQLTLTGDSSGFTGASTVSAGTLAVNGVLGGNMLVDTAGRLVGTGSVGHVVNTGVIAPGYGNAMGTLTIQGDYVSNGGRLEIATVLGDDNSQTSRLRITGSTSGVTQVSIINRGGIGAQTVEGIRIVEVAGASNGTFVLNGNYTFGGAPAVIAGAYVYRLYQGGVSTPTDGDWYLRSALNDPGTPSAPGGPAAMPLYQPGVPVYEAYGSNLQSLNTLPTLQQRVGNRIWGPGANGDGNGIWGRTEGARGRFSNAAVSTTGLDQSIDTWKMQVGADRVLVDSDTKGRLVASANVSYGEANSRLNSVFGDGGLKTNGYGLGATLTWYGVTGFYVDGQAQINRYSSNLNSKALGLLTHNNGGSGEAFSIEAGKRISLSQRFGITPQFQMVYSNVRFDRFVDPTGALVSSGNNNSFRTRWGIALDHQGSWDGGRSRIYGIANVSYEWLHGMRTLVAGTPIINAGERLWGELGLGASVTWHKALTFYGELSGSTPFRDFGTSYILKGNIGLRAQF